In one Thermanaerovibrio velox DSM 12556 genomic region, the following are encoded:
- a CDS encoding peptidylprolyl isomerase, whose protein sequence is MMRYLRNNVKAIMIGVVIVFVVSCFAGYGMYVRGRSGGVSGGDYPVAKVNGDKIMRSQIETGLKDLADQFGNDRITSKDVPLLRKMVLDDIVVGMELTRTAKEEGVEVSKEEVEDYLAAMQARFPTKEAYNEYVQRSGMTEREMKKRIEEMLVQKKLLDKVTANVSVDASESRKFYDAMKNVFFKRPVGYNLNVAAFRGKAVAEQARARLIKGEEWDKVIEALSKDVSNSTPYGKPVFVAQKDLADDLKSVISLKPGAFSPLVKVASDDYIIVLKRSNEPERIMPYDEVSKDIHQVLLNQKRSQVQRQYVQDLLKKAPVEILDKSIFEVPSDEAGVEGSNKGN, encoded by the coding sequence ATGATGCGATACCTAAGGAACAACGTTAAGGCCATAATGATAGGAGTGGTCATAGTCTTTGTTGTGTCCTGCTTTGCCGGTTATGGGATGTACGTCCGGGGGAGGTCCGGTGGAGTGTCCGGTGGAGACTATCCTGTTGCCAAGGTTAATGGAGACAAGATAATGAGGTCTCAGATTGAGACGGGTCTCAAGGACTTGGCAGACCAGTTTGGTAATGACAGGATAACCTCTAAGGATGTCCCATTGCTTAGAAAAATGGTCTTGGATGATATAGTGGTGGGCATGGAGCTTACGAGGACCGCTAAAGAGGAGGGTGTTGAGGTTTCAAAGGAGGAAGTGGAGGATTACCTGGCGGCTATGCAGGCCCGTTTCCCAACGAAGGAGGCCTACAATGAGTACGTCCAGCGGTCTGGAATGACTGAGAGGGAGATGAAGAAGAGGATAGAGGAAATGCTTGTCCAGAAGAAGCTCCTGGACAAGGTTACCGCCAACGTTTCAGTGGATGCTTCGGAAAGCCGCAAGTTCTACGATGCCATGAAGAACGTGTTTTTCAAGCGTCCGGTTGGATATAACCTTAATGTGGCTGCTTTCCGGGGTAAGGCTGTTGCGGAGCAGGCGAGAGCAAGGTTGATCAAGGGAGAGGAATGGGATAAGGTCATAGAGGCCCTGTCCAAGGACGTGAGCAACTCAACACCTTATGGTAAGCCGGTGTTTGTAGCCCAAAAAGATCTTGCGGATGATCTCAAGTCCGTTATATCCCTTAAGCCTGGGGCTTTTTCGCCGCTGGTTAAGGTGGCCAGCGATGATTACATCATCGTTCTCAAGCGTTCAAATGAGCCTGAACGGATAATGCCCTATGATGAGGTTAGCAAGGATATTCACCAGGTTCTTTTGAACCAAAAGCGGAGTCAGGTGCAGCGCCAGTATGTTCAGGACCTTTTGAAGAAGGCCCCAGTTGAGATATTGGACAAGTCCATATTCGAGGTGCCCTCTGATGAGGCGGGGGTGGAAGGTTCTAATAAGGGGAACTAG